A stretch of Dasania marina DSM 21967 DNA encodes these proteins:
- a CDS encoding N,N-dimethylformamidase beta subunit family domain-containing protein, with product MKKVIGYSDKGTVSPGENIQFMVGGYAIDNYNVQLVRVICGDDRLSGPGYEEQLIDSPINQTYKAISQKTQIGSFIKFSKKVPLNMNEGFHFQAYIKPTAIEAGEQTLVCCLDDNGDNGFSAYIDNAGMLSLSLHSGGDKFSLQGQASLINDKWYLITAGYDAVNNAMYLTHKPQVSHPGINDDLSISQAITKQVNSSSDAELVLAASPFDGGYGNCFNGKMDRPRLLSIGLQPSEWEVLLADTMADKYLPFVLGYWDFSLAIESLTAHDISPNMLHGELINMPARGVKGHNWDGSCLNWSHCPAYYGAIHFHDDDLIDAKWQPCFSLDLPKTIKSGVYAVKLTAQDDESYITFLVRAANPGKNTKLAFLASTATYNAYINSHWALHHDLAEARRGHVLEFSKEEAFLQQAPELGLSTYDTHTDGSGVRYSSRLRPALNHGPKTRVWNLNADTHLLSWMEKNNIEYEIISDEDVHQQGVGLLQKYRCIMTGSHPEYISSDMWSAIASFQDQGGRLMYMGGNGFYWRIAFHNAIPGVIEVRRSEDGARYWAEEPGEHYLSSNGEYGGLWRRVGTPPNELVGVGTRATGFDGCSYYRQTAEAENPRAKFIFEGVASDELIGDFGYILGGAAGLEIDAADYKLGTPPHALVVASSEEHSPQMLLAPEETDFHHPLMSGADNPYVKADIVFYETNNGGAVFSTGSIAWCTSLQCNGSDNNVSRITKNVISRFVSEESF from the coding sequence ATGAAAAAAGTAATAGGGTATAGTGATAAAGGAACAGTCTCACCAGGTGAGAATATTCAGTTTATGGTGGGAGGCTACGCTATTGATAATTATAACGTGCAACTGGTACGTGTAATCTGTGGTGATGACAGGCTCTCTGGGCCAGGCTATGAAGAGCAGCTAATAGACTCACCTATTAATCAAACCTACAAAGCAATATCACAAAAAACTCAGATCGGCTCCTTTATTAAGTTTAGTAAAAAAGTTCCACTCAATATGAACGAGGGCTTTCATTTCCAAGCTTATATCAAGCCTACCGCCATTGAGGCAGGTGAACAGACGCTAGTGTGTTGCCTGGATGATAACGGTGATAATGGCTTTAGTGCCTATATTGATAATGCCGGTATGCTTAGTTTGTCTCTACATAGTGGCGGCGATAAATTTAGTTTGCAGGGTCAGGCTAGCCTGATCAATGATAAATGGTACTTAATTACAGCAGGTTATGATGCCGTTAATAACGCCATGTATCTTACTCATAAACCGCAAGTGTCTCACCCTGGTATCAATGATGATCTAAGTATTAGTCAAGCTATAACTAAGCAGGTCAATAGCAGTAGTGACGCTGAGTTGGTATTAGCAGCATCCCCCTTTGACGGCGGATATGGTAATTGCTTTAACGGGAAAATGGATAGGCCAAGATTACTGTCTATAGGCTTACAGCCCTCGGAGTGGGAGGTATTGTTAGCCGATACTATGGCTGATAAATACCTGCCTTTTGTGTTGGGCTATTGGGATTTTTCCCTCGCTATAGAAAGTTTAACCGCTCATGATATTTCCCCGAACATGTTACATGGCGAACTTATTAATATGCCGGCAAGAGGGGTTAAGGGGCATAACTGGGATGGTAGTTGCCTAAACTGGAGTCATTGCCCGGCTTATTACGGAGCCATACATTTTCATGATGATGACTTGATCGATGCAAAATGGCAGCCCTGTTTTTCTTTGGATTTGCCTAAAACTATAAAAAGCGGCGTTTATGCCGTAAAACTAACAGCGCAAGATGATGAAAGTTATATCACTTTTTTAGTACGCGCTGCTAATCCTGGCAAAAATACCAAATTAGCCTTTTTGGCATCCACTGCAACCTACAATGCTTATATAAATTCCCATTGGGCTTTGCATCATGATTTGGCCGAGGCTAGACGTGGCCATGTGCTGGAATTTTCCAAAGAGGAGGCTTTTCTGCAGCAAGCTCCAGAGCTTGGACTCTCCACTTACGATACCCACACTGATGGCAGTGGCGTGCGCTACTCCAGCCGCTTGCGTCCAGCTTTGAATCACGGCCCTAAAACAAGAGTGTGGAATTTAAATGCAGATACGCATTTATTAAGCTGGATGGAAAAAAATAATATTGAATACGAAATTATTAGCGATGAGGATGTCCATCAGCAGGGTGTAGGCTTGTTGCAAAAATATCGTTGTATTATGACGGGCAGCCATCCTGAATATATCAGTAGCGATATGTGGTCAGCCATAGCCTCTTTCCAAGATCAAGGTGGCAGGCTTATGTATATGGGCGGCAATGGTTTCTATTGGCGTATTGCTTTCCATAATGCAATCCCTGGGGTTATAGAAGTTAGGCGTAGTGAAGACGGTGCTCGCTATTGGGCAGAAGAACCCGGGGAGCATTATTTATCTTCCAATGGTGAATACGGTGGCTTATGGCGCCGTGTAGGCACACCGCCTAATGAATTGGTGGGTGTGGGCACCAGAGCAACAGGTTTTGATGGCTGCTCTTACTACCGGCAAACGGCAGAGGCTGAAAATCCGCGCGCAAAATTTATTTTTGAGGGTGTGGCCTCGGATGAGCTTATCGGTGATTTCGGTTATATTTTAGGCGGAGCCGCAGGCCTAGAGATAGATGCTGCAGATTATAAGCTGGGGACGCCGCCCCACGCGCTAGTGGTGGCATCTTCAGAGGAGCATTCACCGCAAATGCTGTTAGCACCAGAAGAAACAGACTTTCACCATCCGCTAATGTCTGGTGCAGATAACCCCTATGTGAAAGCTGATATTGTTTTTTATGAAACAAATAATGGCGGTGCTGTTTTTAGCACTGGCTCTATAGCCTGGTGCACCAGCTTACAATGTAATGGTTCAGATAATAATGTTTCAAGAATAACCAAAAATGTTATTTCCAGATTTGTAAGTGAAGAAAGTTTTTGA
- a CDS encoding flavin reductase family protein, producing the protein MSAEQALVVDVVPVREDFISAMRMVAGAVTVVTTGSGESVQGSTVSAFTSVTADPATVLVCLNTNNATTQELLNSGSFCVNVLAAHHENVSAVFAGVGELKGAQKFTVGCWQKSPCGGMALKDSLATFHCELIESFTEGSHLIVLGRVLAVDTQTGEPLVYFNRAYSAVTPKT; encoded by the coding sequence ATGTCTGCGGAACAAGCTTTAGTGGTTGATGTTGTGCCGGTGAGAGAAGATTTCATATCTGCCATGCGTATGGTGGCAGGCGCTGTTACGGTGGTGACTACCGGCTCGGGTGAGAGTGTGCAAGGATCTACAGTCAGTGCGTTTACTTCCGTCACAGCAGATCCTGCAACTGTTTTAGTGTGCTTGAATACTAACAACGCCACCACCCAAGAGCTGTTAAATTCGGGCAGCTTTTGCGTCAATGTATTAGCCGCCCACCATGAAAATGTTTCCGCTGTTTTTGCTGGTGTTGGTGAGTTAAAAGGTGCACAAAAATTTACCGTGGGTTGCTGGCAAAAAAGCCCCTGCGGCGGCATGGCTTTAAAGGATAGTTTGGCAACGTTTCATTGTGAGCTGATAGAGAGCTTTACAGAAGGCTCGCATTTAATAGTTCTGGGAAGAGTGTTAGCTGTTGATACCCAAACCGGTGAACCCTTGGTTTACTTTAACCGTGCCTATTCAGCGGTCACTCCTAAAACGTAA
- a CDS encoding BCCT family transporter — translation MKLDKKLITLLLSLLIVAIAVLTIYAGKPSEYINHLFQMVSSNMGWLYQWFVLLCFSFCLWLCFGPYANVRLGKGVEYSNMSWFTMMFCTGIGSSVMYWGAIEWVYHYNSPPFAIEPKSDEALSWATAYGMLHWGITGWSVYALAAVSFSVLFWREKIVDANFATACTAGLSTFNKKLLSLPLRFIFVLGLFGAVVTSIGVGIPMLSYMAAHIFVLDPETNVELAIVFVWCVIISISAFTGINKGIKIMSNVNLVLAVVMLFFVVFAGPTQFIFTYFTDSFAILLNNFIKMSLWNDAVEGGSFPKEWTNFYWAWFIAYAPFIGFFVAKISRGRTIREVVIGLSVGGAVGSWIFYAVFGGSGVYYQIAGLLDMGSIVAESGGPSGILQLLLIMPLGKLVLWVFFILAFIFMSTTVDSAAYVLADASVLGPLNEKLLSVKLTRVAWVFLICGASYGLLVVGGLKAVQSFTLLVSLPQLLALALMLYSLYFLLNKSTP, via the coding sequence ATGAAGTTAGATAAAAAATTAATTACTCTGTTGTTGTCGTTATTAATAGTAGCTATTGCCGTATTAACGATTTATGCAGGTAAACCCTCGGAGTATATTAATCACCTATTCCAAATGGTGTCATCTAATATGGGATGGCTGTATCAATGGTTTGTCTTGCTATGCTTTTCCTTCTGTTTGTGGTTGTGTTTTGGGCCTTATGCCAATGTTCGTTTAGGTAAGGGGGTTGAGTACTCCAACATGAGCTGGTTTACAATGATGTTCTGTACAGGCATAGGTTCCAGTGTAATGTACTGGGGAGCTATTGAATGGGTATATCACTACAACTCACCACCTTTCGCTATTGAGCCAAAATCTGATGAGGCGCTAAGCTGGGCTACGGCCTATGGAATGCTGCATTGGGGGATCACCGGTTGGAGTGTTTATGCTTTGGCCGCGGTTAGTTTTTCGGTACTATTTTGGCGGGAAAAAATAGTTGATGCCAACTTCGCTACTGCCTGTACGGCTGGCCTTTCAACGTTTAACAAAAAGCTATTATCTTTACCGTTACGTTTTATTTTTGTGTTGGGATTATTTGGTGCTGTGGTGACCTCTATTGGGGTAGGTATCCCTATGTTATCTTATATGGCTGCCCATATTTTTGTTCTGGATCCTGAAACAAACGTTGAGTTAGCTATAGTCTTTGTTTGGTGTGTAATTATTAGTATTAGTGCTTTTACAGGTATTAATAAGGGTATAAAAATAATGAGTAATGTCAACCTGGTACTTGCGGTGGTGATGTTATTTTTTGTTGTTTTTGCGGGACCAACTCAATTCATATTTACTTACTTCACTGATAGTTTCGCCATTCTTTTGAATAACTTTATAAAAATGAGCTTGTGGAATGATGCCGTCGAGGGAGGGAGTTTTCCTAAAGAATGGACTAATTTTTACTGGGCCTGGTTTATTGCCTACGCACCTTTCATTGGTTTCTTTGTCGCGAAAATATCCAGAGGAAGAACGATTAGAGAGGTGGTCATAGGCTTGAGTGTGGGTGGGGCTGTAGGGTCTTGGATTTTTTACGCAGTGTTTGGCGGTAGCGGCGTTTACTATCAGATAGCGGGCTTATTGGATATGGGTAGTATTGTTGCTGAGTCCGGCGGCCCCAGCGGTATATTGCAGTTATTGTTAATCATGCCATTAGGCAAGTTGGTTTTGTGGGTGTTTTTTATTTTAGCCTTTATTTTTATGTCTACTACGGTAGATTCTGCGGCTTATGTTTTGGCAGATGCCAGTGTGTTAGGGCCTTTAAATGAAAAGCTACTATCAGTTAAGTTGACTAGGGTAGCGTGGGTATTTCTTATTTGTGGCGCCTCTTACGGTTTGTTGGTAGTGGGTGGCTTAAAGGCTGTGCAGTCATTTACCTTACTGGTTTCTTTGCCTCAGCTATTGGCCTTAGCGTTGATGCTTTACTCTTTGTATTTTTTGTTGAATAAGTCTACCCCTTGA